A segment of the Mytilus trossulus isolate FHL-02 chromosome 12, PNRI_Mtr1.1.1.hap1, whole genome shotgun sequence genome:
cagttaataaaatattagagacatacattcatgaccaaaaagctaacaaacaaattaaagcacactgagaaatatttaaccaatcaatgttcactttagaaaaaaaacgtttttttataatcttgaagtttatacaaatgttgtaagaataagtgaaaaattgaagatattacaaataatcaaagctggtgtacagacaagatccatataaataaaaaataacaaaaaagcattataaacagtatcaacaggtcgaattaacaagaaaatacgatttgagagtactcgcagttactaatagctagttaaaagccaaaaccaattaatagtaaaaaatcatgcatcagagactaaaatcgactaaaacacatcacagggatttagtattttaacgtcattaatagtcaaagaagacatgacttgtgcaatgccaaaaataaatgtatcgacaggtagtagtatagtgaagagcgacttctatagaaataaaagttaacgtgtctgtgtctctatacatctcgcctcaaaagataatgaaatttagttatgttttaatttgctaatgacaaaatcaatattagtgccaatgtgaactatattcagagatctaattacaatattggtacgataacccttacttataagtttgtttaaaaggTTCGATGAGATTAccaggatcacatagtgatttcctcgctttaagtacaatattaccataaaatttaggatgtgaaataccatttttaataagctttctacaggtatagccaaatttccttatcaaatctttgtatctatgaaagaatttagtaaaagttttaagtaatttatgttatcgaaatccctgacacaacaatttaccagtgatgcattgattatgttcgttaaaatctatgacatcagaacacacactggcaaaccgaacgagttgcgatatataaacaccgtgtgatggagccaaaggcacatcaccgtctaaaaaaggaaaattaacaataggaaatgaaaaatcgtctcttttgttgtaaattttagtgtgaagtttcccgtttgaaattgaaatgtctaaatctagaaaaggacaactgctgctgtttatgttagatttagttaaagtaagttcgtgTGGGTAAATTTCTggagtatatttagagaactctggattattcaacgaaaaaatatcatccagataacggtaggtatttttgaatgtatcaaccaaatgtaacaatgatgggtctttactgagtttatATGCtgtttacaaattgaaaaattgctAATTTAACTTTTTAGTCTGCCAAAAAATGGTGAGAGCACCTCTGACATAGCTGAAAATCCTTTGTTTGATCAAGTTGGTTTACCCTCAAGTACACTAACATGGGGTAGCTACAATAGTATTGCACTCTTTATTTACAATATCTGAACATTTATTCCAGGTTGTGGATATTATGAGAGTAAATGTTGACAAAGTGCTGGAGAGAGACACAAAAATCTCAGAGTTAGATGACAGAGCAGGTAAAAACCAGACTGGTGTAAATGTAGAATTTCCATTGTCTTTTCCTTGGTATTATTATAAACTTTTACAATAATATCATGAATACATGTAAGGGCTATGTCATTTAGGATATAACTTAATTGTATTTCAAGTGCTGAGGGCATCAGTTGGTGATTTGATGCtcacaaattaagtttactgacAATGCGCTAGCTCAAgtgggggcatcatctgtgtcacatagacacattccacatttatTGTTCTTATCCATGATAGATAGAGAAGTAGGCACAGACTGTGGTCAAGCCTGAAATCTTGCaacattataattataaatttcattcatgataattGTAACAAATACTAGACCATCattgtttacaaattgttaGCCTggtaaaacttttgtttttaaaaggccctgaaatgacatgtaaaacaattcagactAGAAAACTAATTAATAGCCTGGCTAGtttctgttaaaaataataaacaaaaaaactatgatatcatgcaacaaatgacaaccacttaattacaggctccttatatTGGCAGGGACACATAGAATATGGCATGGTTAGTTTGCCAGCACCAAACCTATCTTCTAATCTGCAACAGTGATGTGACAATTAAAAACAAGGTTAGCTTGGCTATAACTGACAGAATgagaatataaacatatttctaaTAAATGTGTATCATATTTCAGAGGCATTACAGCAAGGAGCTTCACAATTTGAAGCAAGTGCAGGGAAATTGAAGCGAAAATTTTGGTGGAAAAACTGCAAGGTATCAAAAACAagtttcatttataaaatgtattgttttcattattttggcAGCGAAGTGCTCCAATAAATAAGTAAAGCTGAAGATTTAAATTAAAGTTGCTGTGTTCTTTGTGATAATTATAGccgttaataaaaatatttataccaCTTCTCCATGAAATGTTAGGCTGATATTCTTCacatgaatttgaaattaaaggattcacaaaaagtatcaaaataaaactgagaatggaaatggggaaggtgtcaaaagcgacaacaaccctaccacaGAGCAGACATCAAAGACAATTTGTAGTTTTAGTATTTGTATAACTGCATAGGATAACACATTTTGAATTCTTACAGATGATGATAATTTTGGGTAGTATAATAGGAATAATTGTCATAATTATCATTGGTGAGTTATCTCCCCCTAGATGTTGTAAAGTGTTGTGACCTTCATGTTGTCTAAAAATACAATCACTATATTTCATTGTAGAAGTGTAACTGTTGCAtacttgtttatattgaaaaagaatTAAGATATTTGGTTAATTATTAGTTTTAGGATGATATGAAagactttttataaaatatttgtttaaaatacaagaaataagttttaaaagatgatataaacgatatttaaataaaatgttttttaaagtacagtttaataaaaaaaaaaaatagacatgccgtgttgaaggccgtactttaacctataatggtttaatttttaaattgttatttggatggagagttgtctcattggcactcacaccacatcttcctatatctattggtatTATTTTCTCAATATGTAATGATTTTATGTACAGTGAAAAAAAATCTCCTTGAAATGACCTTGTTCTTCCAAATTTAAACCATTCTCACctgaaagttatttattttaatctcAATTGCTGTTGGAAAATAGTTAAGCTGTGATAATACTTATTGCTGATGGACCTGTTATAACCGTTTAGTTCATGAATCTGAATTTGTATTTTAGTTTGATAAGTTTGTCATTTCTTATTTGGATTGAATCTCACTGTAATATGTTCTTTGAAGCCTTTTGTTGATTCATTAattttcgttggataccaattttttgtggatttcttGGTTAAAGGTGaaacacaaaattgaatttttaacttatgacatattttctataggcttgcaTGTAGACTTCAtgaaaaccacgaaattaaaaaaatccacgaacatgcaagttttccctcatccacgaaaattggttcaaacgaaaataaatgaatccacattatATACAGGTTTTAAAAAAAGCTAAACAGCTGACAAATCAAATAGAAATACTGCTTTTATTAAGATTCTTGATtgtaaatgttgtgtttctttAGCATGTTGTTCAGTTGTTCAATAATGtgtttattcatcatgttcatgctttagaatgtttttatcaaattcagaaatatttaaatttataaactaaatattttaagctttaaaaaaacaaaacacatttcgacatctattaaaatatttaataaatcttttaaatgcCTACAACTATTTACTTTTGTTATTgagtttatataatatataggaTGGATAAATATTGAAGCGAACAATCAAATTCCTGTCCTAAGATGTCACAAAATGGACATGTAATTAAATACAAACACAATTGTTTCTCTTTATTTGACTAATAACTGCATTGATAAACTTATTGTGAAAATTCTcacctatatttttttgttagcgtgacatgtgaaagtcaaattattgtgttttgaaaatGGAAAATGAGGTCTTGTGGGACCCgggaaataacaaaaaaagaagaattgcttatatagtgtaagcgggatacaggaatctgacaaaacattAAGCGGGATCCAGGATCAGAACCCCTCAATGAGACCCTCatcatatgtaaattttaatatcCTGTAGTTGTATATCTTTTGATATCTATATTCATAAATCAAATAAGATTAGTTTTAGGAAATTGGTCCAAAATCAATCAGCAGCATATTTATACTTTCTAGTTTCTCTTTGACTTAATTTTAACCTTCCATCATAAAATGTttgctttaaaaatttgaaaaaaaaagtaaaatcacaaaaatactgaacttagaggaaaatcatttcggaaagtccttaatcacatggcaaaattcaaataacaaaatgcatcaaaaacgaatggacaaaaactgtcatattcctgacttagtacaggcattttcaaatgtagaaaattgtggattaaacctggttctataaaTAGTGATTTTCTAGTATTTTCTTGCTGACATTGATAGACGGTACCAATGCAAACTGAATCGTGTGATAAACTTTTAAGTTTATATCTGATCTATAGGATTAGGGTGAAAATAAGATCTGGGGAAAGGCATTAAGGATGTTTGTTAGACTGTTTctaaataacaagctttttaaaactgttttaaaaaaattgaaagtataaatatatataactgaaCTTAAAGGATGGGATCCATGTGCTTGGTTTTGAGATATTAGCCACTGATTTTTTTGCTGGAAACGATTCTCTCtctttttatacaattaaaattggcagcatttttatttcaaaattatatgaaaaaaaaatgcaagaattttgatattaatagatatgatttttaaaactatatatgtaataaaattatgaattaagTAGGGCTTAATTAACTAGATGAATAAAATCAGAGGATTACGAATATCTTGACAAAAATTCGAAGACAAgaggagcaaacatccttaaccAGAATACTGATactatttataaaagtgaaGTCTGCTTTCTGTGCTTGGACCTTAGAAGTTGTAAACTAGATGTTGTAACTTGATGTTGTAAACTAGATGTTGTAAATTAGATGTTGTGTACTTTCAGATGTGGGCAATCCTTATAGCTGTTATATTAGTCATAATTATCATAATTGTTGGTAAGttttatgtttatgtatgtattaGGTGTTTCAGGGTTGCCAGAGTATATTATAGTAAGGAAGTCAATAGTATGACTTGGATAGATATATAGAGGTGTTTCAGGGTTGGAGTATATTATAGTATAAAGGTAGTCAATAGTATGACTTGGATAGATCTGTTTTATTGAATTATGTTTGATTACTTAACCACAGTGCATTAAATCACATTTCTAGATGGCAAAGCATGGTAGCTTTCTATGGGCCTACATGTATGGCAGTTACTGCCCTTAAAAggttatttttatcaattttgttgttgttgcagAAACTCTGATAGGGAGAAACTTTCAATTGCATTTTTAACATGCATTGACATTCATTAAAcaccaaaataatcattgatgctATGCCAGaactacaaaaataatttcagaTGACACATGATTTATTCTTGTAACTGTTGAAATGAAATTGATAAGTTTTGGCCTTACCAAGAATACTGATTAAAACTTGTTTCTctcaatattttaatacaataattcttttgatattttctgtGTCTGTTGAACACTCTTTTTCTGGTCACTAACCCTAGTCTGCATTATGTATCTAGTCACTAACCCTAACTTGTGTGGTGatttaaatctataaaaataaagtcCAATCTGTTTACACCAGCGTATAATTATATTGACCTTTTAAGTTTGTAAACCATCTGttgataatttatattaatacaGACTTTTACAATGAATGTTAATGTGGCATCTTAGCATGCATACTTTTATAAAGTGAatgttttaacatttaacatGTAGCCATAAGTAAACATTGGGTTGATTGTTTCCTATGCCAACTATAACTATTTGCTTGTTTTTGTCATGCCTACAGTATGGGTAGCTACTACCTATGGTTAAAACATGTAAGACTTTCACCATTGTTTTATATACAGTAGAatattaatattgtttgtcaATAGGAGAGTTCTGTCTACCTTTTTGCTTTCCAGATTTTAGTTTTGTAGGTTTTATATACTGGCACATATAAATTGTCATAACTTTACAAATTAAGATAcagatatatatttcaataaattactgcaagttatttaaatatctagtaaaatgtaaataaaattgagaaaggaaatgggaaatgtatTTAAGTGTTTTAGGAAGGGTTTAGTATGCATAAACTTTTAAGAGATCAGACACTCCAAGTTAATggtattatttaaatgaaaaaaactcaagataattttaacattatttacaaatacaacATGTGTTCAGGGAATGTGTTCAGGGAATTTTTTAGAGGTGCTGCACATTTTAAGATTAATTTAATTCAGCCAGAACTGATCTATAATAGGCTAACAGCCACACTTTGTGTAATCACTAATCTTAGCTACACCTTAGATAACAATGAAATCTAGCGACTACTTTAAACCTCATCAACTTTCTTGCAGAAAACTATGTTTTACAAATATGCACTTTTTTCCTGgacatgatcatgatcatgaatTCTTTTGCTCATTGTTAGTTCTTATCATAGTTGCTAGTcaatactgtattttttttgaaattttcacaaACACTGAAACAGAACTCTCTTAAACTATTGTAGTAGTTCATACTAAATTTTGAAATCCTAATACTATGTTGTTTCCAGCTTACGTCCTATAACTGTATTAATATTGTCCTGCTTCTTTTCTCCTGCAGTCTGGTTGTATAACAAGTTTGGCTAAGGTTACTATCGATGTTGTcctttttctaattttatttttcctcgATAACAACCATGGCACTACACattctgtatttttattttttcacactATTTACATtagttataaatgaaataaataccatttaaataaaaacaatttaaacaaaataatttttttttaatatgggAATTATTTTCAGTGTTTATTATTTCTCAGGAAATCCTACACTTCtgaaaagtaaattttttttcagtaatcaggacttatttcataaaaaatacacCAGTTTAATAGAGAGCAATCAAGAAACTGTAGGCCTCATCCTGCggacaaaataataaagattttGTAGGGTCATGGTTGTTAGGGTTCTAATGGCATGTTCAGCACAAAGTTGATACATGTCAGAAATTGTGCATTTTGACATTATCAAATAATAGAATAAAATCAATTGGATATTGGTATAGTTTGAGTGaactttaaggtggtacccaacaccttaactaaaattaatttggcttgtttaattttcataaaattttgacaaagtatttactacgaccctttgacaaaaatattacaaccgttttatcagaaaaattacactggttatatagcagtttgtcAAGCACTTATTTGATCATGAAGAAGCTTATAAATATTCCCtaaacaacacaacataattaaaacatttagctgattttacagagttatctccctgtagtgttaggtatcACCTTAATTACTAAGTGTATGGCCTtcttcaaaatgacaaatttattcaGCATCCCTGGTTGAATCAAAAGTTGCAGGAGAGAACTGATTTAGATGCCAGAGTATTATTTTTATGGCTCGACCACAATGTGGTCCAGCCGTATAGCTTTAAACCTGTCTGTCAATCTGTCATTCCACAACaaacagttatacagacttgtTGAAACGGACTTTACTATGATGAGATGCAAAATGAGTTTAGGTTTGGTTCAACTCCACTGATTTTTGCCAAAGCTAGGGCTTCAGACTTcgaaaatttcatgaaaataacaGTTACATAGACTTTCATTCTCAAATTTCCACTCCTATAGATtgcttcaat
Coding sequences within it:
- the LOC134692827 gene encoding synaptobrevin-like isoform X4, which produces MSAPQNTQSVPGGPPASGYGGTAGSGGPPQQPYQSSKRLQQTQAQVDEVVDIMRVNVDKVLERDTKISELDDRAEALQQGASQFEASAGKLKRKFWWKNCKMMIILGSIIGIIVIIIIVWAVEDNK
- the LOC134692827 gene encoding vesicle-associated membrane protein 3-like isoform X1, whose product is MSAPQNTQSVPGGPPASGYGGTAGSGGPPQQPYQSSKRLQQTQAQVDEVVDIMRVNVDKVLERDTKISELDDRAEALQQGASQFEASAGKLKRKFWWKNCKMWAILIAVILVIIIIIVVWAVEDNK
- the LOC134692827 gene encoding vesicle-associated membrane protein 3-like isoform X2 codes for the protein MSAPQNTQSVPGGPPASGYGGTAGSGGPPQQPYQSSKRLQQTQAQVDEVVDIMRVNVDKVLERDTKISELDDRAEALQQGASQFEASAGKLKRKFWWKNCKMWAILIAVILVIIIIIVVWVATTYG
- the LOC134692827 gene encoding vesicle-associated membrane protein 3-like isoform X6, producing the protein MSGYGGTAGSGGPPQQPYQSSKRLQQTQAQVDEVVDIMRVNVDKVLERDTKISELDDRAEALQQGASQFEASAGKLKRKFWWKNCKMWAILIAVILVIIIIIVVWAVEDNK
- the LOC134692827 gene encoding synaptobrevin-like isoform X5, yielding MSAPQNTQSVPGGPPASGYGGTAGSGGPPQQPYQSSKRLQQTQAQVDEVVDIMRVNVDKVLERDTKISELDDRAEALQQGASQFEASAGKLKRKFWWKNCKMMIILGSIIGIIVIIIIVWLYNKFG
- the LOC134692827 gene encoding synaptobrevin-like isoform X3 — protein: MSAPQNTQSVPGGPPASGYGGTAGSGGPPQQPYQSSKRLQQTQAQVDEVVDIMRVNVDKVLERDTKISELDDRAEALQQGASQFEASAGKLKRKFWWKNCKMMIILGSIIGIIVIIIIVWVATTYG